In Drosophila simulans strain w501 chromosome X, Prin_Dsim_3.1, whole genome shotgun sequence, one DNA window encodes the following:
- the LOC27208824 gene encoding ran-binding protein 16 isoform X4 — MDIQQLEVLCKQLYEATDVRIRAEAEKALVTFVSSQDALPKCQLLLQRADSSYAQLLAASTLTKLIQGLSLEERIDIRSYALNYLATVQNLQHFVVQALVTLLAKLTKYGWFDSFKEEMVFQNLLEDVKKFLQGSVEHCTIGVQILSQLVCEMNSLVEMDVQVSFSKMRKIATSFRDQQLLETFLLSCSLLISARDNSKNINFMDESQQTLISHVLRLTKNCLSFDFIGSSTDESADDMNNVQIPTAWRPAFLDSNTLKLFFDLYQILPNGLASYSISCLVQITSVRRSLFNNSERTKFLTHLVEGVKDILTTLHGLSDPDNYHEFCRLLARLKSNYQLGELIAVPCYPEAIQLIAKFTVESLHLWLFAPNSVHYLLTLWQRMVASVPYVKSPDPHLLGTYTPEVIKAYIESRLDAVPVIIRDNLDDPLDDFCMVQQQLEQLSVIERCEYNKTCNLLVQHFDQKAREYENLLQTPNANSIDITIHELQLTWLVYIIGSAIVGRLTVATSDEHDTMDAELVIRVLQLMTLTDARLPQAGCEKLELAILSFLDQVRKMHSSEQAQKANLNKRLSEVFGLTDEQMLLSFINRKIITNLKFWGRSESIITKTLMLLSELSVHFNSVRKLARLEEVQFMLTHHTSEHFPFLGTNSSLSEMRCRTMFYTSLGRLLMFDLGEDEERFYNFLEPLTNQFESLGSVMMDNNIFSNEEAKKVIIGLARDLRGLALPLNARIQYTMLFEWLYYADYLPILLRAMDLWAHDPAVTTPILKLFAELVHCRTQRLAGNVSSPMGILLFREASKLICIYGNRILHQEVPRERLYPMRLKGIAICFLILKNSLGGNYVNCGVFKLYGDDTLDSVLNIIAKLILTIEQRDLIEYPKLSTAYYNLLNCLSQDHVSYLAALEPAAFVYILKSLTKGLAALDSATYISCCTILDSIVSYIFKQLQMKVSTFPNKKLRSLNQENVQFLKVVEMNSELLQSMMSSLLNNVLQEDCRNQWSMSRPLLVLILLYEDYYRSLKDRIICAQPIEKQQTMAQWFDDLMVGIERNVSSKNKEKFTQNMSTFRRDVVNLPKSTAALLPQ; from the exons ATG GATATACAACAACTGGAGGTGCTGTGCAAGCAACTCTACGAAGCCACAGACGTCAGAATTCGTGCCGAGGCGGAAAAAGCCCTTGTCACATTCGTAAGCAGCCAGGATGCGCTGCCCAAATGCCAATTGCTGCTGCAAAGAGCCGATTCCAGCTACGCCCAGTTGCTGGCCGCCTCCACACTTACCAAACTCATTCAGGGATTGAGTCTGGAGGAGCGGATCGACATTCGCAGCTATGCCCTCAACTATCTGGCCACTGTGCAGAATCTGCAGCACTTCGTTGTCCAGGCATTGGTTACTCTGCTGGCGAAGCTCACCAAGTACGGATGGTTCGATTCGTTCAAGGAGGAAATGGTCTTCCAAAACCTTTTAGAAGATGTCAAAAAGTTCTTGCAG GGCTCCGTTGAGCACTGCACCATTGGCGTCCAAATTCTATCACAACTGGTGTGTGAGATGAACTCACTTGTCGAGATGGACGTGCAGGTGTCCTTCTCCAAAATGCGCAAAATAGCCACATCTTTTCGGGACCAGCAACTCTTAGAAACCTTTTTGCTATCCTGCTCTCTGCTGATCTCGGCCCGTGATAACAGCAAAAACATAAACTTCATGGACGAGTCGCAGCAAAC GTTAATATCACACGTCTTACGTCTAACGAAGAATTGTCTGAGCTTCGACTTTATTGGCAGTTCGACAGATGAATCTGCGGATGATATGAACAACGTTCAG ATACCCACAGCTTGGCGTCCTGCATTCTTAGATTCGAACACACTTAAACtcttttttgatttatatcaAATTTTGCCCAATGGTTTAGCTAGCTACTCCATATCCTGCCTGGTTCAAATTACATCTGTGCGTCGCTCTCTTTTTAATAATTCTGAGAGAACAAAGTTTCTAACGCACTTGGTCGAAGGAGTCAAAGATATTTTAACAACTCTGCAC GGCTTGAGTGACCCAGATAACTATCACGAGTTCTGCCGTTTGCTGGCTCGCCTTAAGTCTAATTATCAATTGGGTGAACTTATAGCGGTGCCATGTTATCCAGAAGCAATCCAACTGATAGCTAAGTTTACTGTCGAATCCCTGCAT CTATGGCTTTTTGCACCGAACAGTGTGCATTACTTACTCACCCTTTGGCAACGTATGGTTGCGTCTGTACCATATGTTAAGTCGCCGGATCCGCATTTGCTTGGTACTTACACCCCGGAGGTTATTAAGGCGTATATTGAATCGCGCCTGGATGCTGTTCCTGTAATTATCCGTGACAATTTAGATGATCCACTCGACGATTTTTGCATGGTGCAGCAACAGCTGGAACAATTGTCGGTAATCGAAAGGTGCGAGTACAACAAGACGTGTAATCTTCTTGTCCAGCATTTCGACCAGAAGGCCCGAGAGTATGAGAATCTGTTGCAGACGCCTAACGCCAATAGCATAGATATTACCATACACGAGCTACAACTAACGTGGTTGGTGTATATCATCGGGTCGGCCATAGTGGGTCGCCTCACCGTCGCGACCAGCGATGAGCATGACACAATGGACGCGGAGCTCGTGATAAGAGTCCTGCAACTGATGACCCTCACCGATGCTCGATTGCCCCAAGCTGGTTGCGAAAAGCTGGAGCTGGCGATACTGAGCTTTTTGGACCAGGTCCGAAAAATGCACAGCAGCGAGCAGGCTCAGAAAGCCAATTTAAACAAGAGACTTAGCGAAGTTTTTGGACTGACTGACGAGCAAATgcttttaagttttattaatCGCAAAAT cattacaaatttaaagttttgggGACGCTCTGAGTCGATTATCACCAAAACCCTAATGTTATTATCCGAACTCTCTGTGCATTTTAATTCTGTGCGCAAGCTGGCACGTCTAGAAGAAGTCCAGTTTATGCTCACACATCACACAAGCGAACATTTCCCATTCCTAGGAACTAATTCCTCTTTAAGCGAGATGAGATGTCGCACCATGTTCTACACTTCATTGGGCCGCTTGCTGATGTTCGATTTGGGCGAGGATGAAGAAAGATTCTACAATTTTTTGGAACCCTTAACGA ATCAATTCGAGTCCCTTGGCTCGGTGATGATGGACAATAACATATTTTCTAATGAAGAGGCTAAGAAGGTCATTATTGGCTTGGCTCGAGACCTCCGTGGATTGGCACTGCCGCTCAACGCCCGTATTCAATACACCATGCTTTTTGAATGGCTATATTATGCGGACTATTTGCCCATACTCTTGCGTGCGATGGACCTGTGGGCTCACGATCCTGCCGTTACGACACCAATTCTCAAATTGTTTGCCGAGCTGGTGCATTGCCGCACCCAAAGACTGGCAGGCAATGTATCCAGCCCAATGGGCATTCTCCTATTCCGCGAGGCCTCGAAACTTATTTGTATATACGGCAATCGCATTCTGCACCAGGAAGTTCCACGTGAACGGCTTTACCCGATGAGACTCAAGGGAATTGCCATCTGCTTCTTGATATTAAAGAACTCACTTGGCGGTAACTATGTCAATTGTGGAGTATTCAAATTATACGGAGATGATACATTGGACAGTGTACTCAATATTATCGCCAAGTTGATTCTCACCATAGAACAAAGAGATTTAATT GAATACCCCAAATTATCAACAGCATACTACAACTTACTAAACTGTCTATCGCAAGATCATGTTTCTTATTTGGCTGCCTTGGAGCCAGCCGCATTCGTTTACATTTTGAAAAGTCTTACCAAAGGACTGGCCGCATTAG ACTCCGCCACTTATATAAGTTGCTGCACAATTTTGGATAGTATTGTTTCGTACATCTTTAAACAGCTCCAGATGAAAG TTTCCACATTTCCAAACAAAAAGCTCCGTAGCTTAAATCAAGAAAATGTTCAATTCTTAAAA GTTGTTGAAATGAATTCGGAGTTACTGCAGAGTATGATGTCGTCATTACTTAACAACGTTTTGCAAGAGGATTGTCGGAATCAGTGGTCCATGTCACGTCCATTACTGGTTCTCATATTGCTCTATGAGGACTATTACCG ATCGTTGAAGGACAGAATTATCTGCGCTCAACCAATTGAAAAGCAACAGACAATGGCGCAATGGTTCGATGATCTGATGGTCGGAATTGAGCGGAATGTTtccagcaaaaacaaagaaaa ATTCACACAAAATATGTCAACATTTCGGCGCGATGTGGTCAACTTGCCAAAGTCCACAGCAG ccCTTTTGCCCCAGTAA
- the LOC27208824 gene encoding ran-binding protein 16 isoform X3, whose product MDIQQLEVLCKQLYEATDVRIRAEAEKALVTFVSSQDALPKCQLLLQRADSSYAQLLAASTLTKLIQGLSLEERIDIRSYALNYLATVQNLQHFVVQALVTLLAKLTKYGWFDSFKEEMVFQNLLEDVKKFLQGSVEHCTIGVQILSQLVCEMNSLVEMDVQVSFSKMRKIATSFRDQQLLETFLLSCSLLISARDNSKNINFMDESQQTLISHVLRLTKNCLSFDFIGSSTDESADDMNNVQIPTAWRPAFLDSNTLKLFFDLYQILPNGLASYSISCLVQITSVRRSLFNNSERTKFLTHLVEGVKDILTTLHGLSDPDNYHEFCRLLARLKSNYQLGELIAVPCYPEAIQLIAKFTVESLHLWLFAPNSVHYLLTLWQRMVASVPYVKSPDPHLLGTYTPEVIKAYIESRLDAVPVIIRDNLDDPLDDFCMVQQQLEQLSVIERCEYNKTCNLLVQHFDQKAREYENLLQTPNANSIDITIHELQLTWLVYIIGSAIVGRLTVATSDEHDTMDAELVIRVLQLMTLTDARLPQAGCEKLELAILSFLDQVRKMHSSEQAQKANLNKRLSEVFGLTDEQMLLSFINRKIITNLKFWGRSESIITKTLMLLSELSVHFNSVRKLARLEEVQFMLTHHTSEHFPFLGTNSSLSEMRCRTMFYTSLGRLLMFDLGEDEERFYNFLEPLTNQFESLGSVMMDNNIFSNEEAKKVIIGLARDLRGLALPLNARIQYTMLFEWLYYADYLPILLRAMDLWAHDPAVTTPILKLFAELVHCRTQRLAGNVSSPMGILLFREASKLICIYGNRILHQEVPRERLYPMRLKGIAICFLILKNSLGGNYVNCGVFKLYGDDTLDSVLNIIAKLILTIEQRDLIEYPKLSTAYYNLLNCLSQDHVSYLAALEPAAFVYILKSLTKGLAALDSATYISCCTILDSIVSYIFKQLQMKVSTFPNKKLRSLNQENVQFLKVVEMNSELLQSMMSSLLNNVLQEDCRNQWSMSRPLLVLILLYEDYYRSLKDRIICAQPIEKQQTMAQWFDDLMVGIERNVSSKNKEKFTQNMSTFRRDVVNLPKSTAAFSCDRPMCDGGFEPSEPESSPH is encoded by the exons ATG GATATACAACAACTGGAGGTGCTGTGCAAGCAACTCTACGAAGCCACAGACGTCAGAATTCGTGCCGAGGCGGAAAAAGCCCTTGTCACATTCGTAAGCAGCCAGGATGCGCTGCCCAAATGCCAATTGCTGCTGCAAAGAGCCGATTCCAGCTACGCCCAGTTGCTGGCCGCCTCCACACTTACCAAACTCATTCAGGGATTGAGTCTGGAGGAGCGGATCGACATTCGCAGCTATGCCCTCAACTATCTGGCCACTGTGCAGAATCTGCAGCACTTCGTTGTCCAGGCATTGGTTACTCTGCTGGCGAAGCTCACCAAGTACGGATGGTTCGATTCGTTCAAGGAGGAAATGGTCTTCCAAAACCTTTTAGAAGATGTCAAAAAGTTCTTGCAG GGCTCCGTTGAGCACTGCACCATTGGCGTCCAAATTCTATCACAACTGGTGTGTGAGATGAACTCACTTGTCGAGATGGACGTGCAGGTGTCCTTCTCCAAAATGCGCAAAATAGCCACATCTTTTCGGGACCAGCAACTCTTAGAAACCTTTTTGCTATCCTGCTCTCTGCTGATCTCGGCCCGTGATAACAGCAAAAACATAAACTTCATGGACGAGTCGCAGCAAAC GTTAATATCACACGTCTTACGTCTAACGAAGAATTGTCTGAGCTTCGACTTTATTGGCAGTTCGACAGATGAATCTGCGGATGATATGAACAACGTTCAG ATACCCACAGCTTGGCGTCCTGCATTCTTAGATTCGAACACACTTAAACtcttttttgatttatatcaAATTTTGCCCAATGGTTTAGCTAGCTACTCCATATCCTGCCTGGTTCAAATTACATCTGTGCGTCGCTCTCTTTTTAATAATTCTGAGAGAACAAAGTTTCTAACGCACTTGGTCGAAGGAGTCAAAGATATTTTAACAACTCTGCAC GGCTTGAGTGACCCAGATAACTATCACGAGTTCTGCCGTTTGCTGGCTCGCCTTAAGTCTAATTATCAATTGGGTGAACTTATAGCGGTGCCATGTTATCCAGAAGCAATCCAACTGATAGCTAAGTTTACTGTCGAATCCCTGCAT CTATGGCTTTTTGCACCGAACAGTGTGCATTACTTACTCACCCTTTGGCAACGTATGGTTGCGTCTGTACCATATGTTAAGTCGCCGGATCCGCATTTGCTTGGTACTTACACCCCGGAGGTTATTAAGGCGTATATTGAATCGCGCCTGGATGCTGTTCCTGTAATTATCCGTGACAATTTAGATGATCCACTCGACGATTTTTGCATGGTGCAGCAACAGCTGGAACAATTGTCGGTAATCGAAAGGTGCGAGTACAACAAGACGTGTAATCTTCTTGTCCAGCATTTCGACCAGAAGGCCCGAGAGTATGAGAATCTGTTGCAGACGCCTAACGCCAATAGCATAGATATTACCATACACGAGCTACAACTAACGTGGTTGGTGTATATCATCGGGTCGGCCATAGTGGGTCGCCTCACCGTCGCGACCAGCGATGAGCATGACACAATGGACGCGGAGCTCGTGATAAGAGTCCTGCAACTGATGACCCTCACCGATGCTCGATTGCCCCAAGCTGGTTGCGAAAAGCTGGAGCTGGCGATACTGAGCTTTTTGGACCAGGTCCGAAAAATGCACAGCAGCGAGCAGGCTCAGAAAGCCAATTTAAACAAGAGACTTAGCGAAGTTTTTGGACTGACTGACGAGCAAATgcttttaagttttattaatCGCAAAAT cattacaaatttaaagttttgggGACGCTCTGAGTCGATTATCACCAAAACCCTAATGTTATTATCCGAACTCTCTGTGCATTTTAATTCTGTGCGCAAGCTGGCACGTCTAGAAGAAGTCCAGTTTATGCTCACACATCACACAAGCGAACATTTCCCATTCCTAGGAACTAATTCCTCTTTAAGCGAGATGAGATGTCGCACCATGTTCTACACTTCATTGGGCCGCTTGCTGATGTTCGATTTGGGCGAGGATGAAGAAAGATTCTACAATTTTTTGGAACCCTTAACGA ATCAATTCGAGTCCCTTGGCTCGGTGATGATGGACAATAACATATTTTCTAATGAAGAGGCTAAGAAGGTCATTATTGGCTTGGCTCGAGACCTCCGTGGATTGGCACTGCCGCTCAACGCCCGTATTCAATACACCATGCTTTTTGAATGGCTATATTATGCGGACTATTTGCCCATACTCTTGCGTGCGATGGACCTGTGGGCTCACGATCCTGCCGTTACGACACCAATTCTCAAATTGTTTGCCGAGCTGGTGCATTGCCGCACCCAAAGACTGGCAGGCAATGTATCCAGCCCAATGGGCATTCTCCTATTCCGCGAGGCCTCGAAACTTATTTGTATATACGGCAATCGCATTCTGCACCAGGAAGTTCCACGTGAACGGCTTTACCCGATGAGACTCAAGGGAATTGCCATCTGCTTCTTGATATTAAAGAACTCACTTGGCGGTAACTATGTCAATTGTGGAGTATTCAAATTATACGGAGATGATACATTGGACAGTGTACTCAATATTATCGCCAAGTTGATTCTCACCATAGAACAAAGAGATTTAATT GAATACCCCAAATTATCAACAGCATACTACAACTTACTAAACTGTCTATCGCAAGATCATGTTTCTTATTTGGCTGCCTTGGAGCCAGCCGCATTCGTTTACATTTTGAAAAGTCTTACCAAAGGACTGGCCGCATTAG ACTCCGCCACTTATATAAGTTGCTGCACAATTTTGGATAGTATTGTTTCGTACATCTTTAAACAGCTCCAGATGAAAG TTTCCACATTTCCAAACAAAAAGCTCCGTAGCTTAAATCAAGAAAATGTTCAATTCTTAAAA GTTGTTGAAATGAATTCGGAGTTACTGCAGAGTATGATGTCGTCATTACTTAACAACGTTTTGCAAGAGGATTGTCGGAATCAGTGGTCCATGTCACGTCCATTACTGGTTCTCATATTGCTCTATGAGGACTATTACCG ATCGTTGAAGGACAGAATTATCTGCGCTCAACCAATTGAAAAGCAACAGACAATGGCGCAATGGTTCGATGATCTGATGGTCGGAATTGAGCGGAATGTTtccagcaaaaacaaagaaaa ATTCACACAAAATATGTCAACATTTCGGCGCGATGTGGTCAACTTGCCAAAGTCCACAGCAG CGTTTTCGTGTGATCGACCAATGTGCGACGGTGGATTCGAACCCAGTGAGCCTGAGTCCTCGCCACATTAG
- the LOC27208824 gene encoding ran-binding protein 16 isoform X1, whose translation MDIQQLEVLCKQLYEATDVRIRAEAEKALVTFVSSQDALPKCQLLLQRADSSYAQLLAASTLTKLIQGLSLEERIDIRSYALNYLATVQNLQHFVVQALVTLLAKLTKYGWFDSFKEEMVFQNLLEDVKKFLQGSVEHCTIGVQILSQLVCEMNSLVEMDVQVSFSKMRKIATSFRDQQLLETFLLSCSLLISARDNSKNINFMDESQQTLISHVLRLTKNCLSFDFIGSSTDESADDMNNVQIPTAWRPAFLDSNTLKLFFDLYQILPNGLASYSISCLVQITSVRRSLFNNSERTKFLTHLVEGVKDILTTLHGLSDPDNYHEFCRLLARLKSNYQLGELIAVPCYPEAIQLIAKFTVESLHLWLFAPNSVHYLLTLWQRMVASVPYVKSPDPHLLGTYTPEVIKAYIESRLDAVPVIIRDNLDDPLDDFCMVQQQLEQLSVIERCEYNKTCNLLVQHFDQKAREYENLLQTPNANSIDITIHELQLTWLVYIIGSAIVGRLTVATSDEHDTMDAELVIRVLQLMTLTDARLPQAGCEKLELAILSFLDQVRKMHSSEQAQKANLNKRLSEVFGLTDEQMLLSFINRKIITNLKFWGRSESIITKTLMLLSELSVHFNSVRKLARLEEVQFMLTHHTSEHFPFLGTNSSLSEMRCRTMFYTSLGRLLMFDLGEDEERFYNFLEPLTNQFESLGSVMMDNNIFSNEEAKKVIIGLARDLRGLALPLNARIQYTMLFEWLYYADYLPILLRAMDLWAHDPAVTTPILKLFAELVHCRTQRLAGNVSSPMGILLFREASKLICIYGNRILHQEVPRERLYPMRLKGIAICFLILKNSLGGNYVNCGVFKLYGDDTLDSVLNIIAKLILTIEQRDLIEYPKLSTAYYNLLNCLSQDHVSYLAALEPAAFVYILKSLTKGLAALDSATYISCCTILDSIVSYIFKQLQMKVSTFPNKKLRSLNQENVQFLKVVEMNSELLQSMMSSLLNNVLQEDCRNQWSMSRPLLVLILLYEDYYRSLKDRIICAQPIEKQQTMAQWFDDLMVGIERNVSSKNKEKFTQNMSTFRRDVVNLPKSTAGGADYIATNPTSSTEEQNENSGNHYSMVRRFRVIDQCATVDSNPVSLSPRHISANGELEEHWWLFD comes from the exons ATG GATATACAACAACTGGAGGTGCTGTGCAAGCAACTCTACGAAGCCACAGACGTCAGAATTCGTGCCGAGGCGGAAAAAGCCCTTGTCACATTCGTAAGCAGCCAGGATGCGCTGCCCAAATGCCAATTGCTGCTGCAAAGAGCCGATTCCAGCTACGCCCAGTTGCTGGCCGCCTCCACACTTACCAAACTCATTCAGGGATTGAGTCTGGAGGAGCGGATCGACATTCGCAGCTATGCCCTCAACTATCTGGCCACTGTGCAGAATCTGCAGCACTTCGTTGTCCAGGCATTGGTTACTCTGCTGGCGAAGCTCACCAAGTACGGATGGTTCGATTCGTTCAAGGAGGAAATGGTCTTCCAAAACCTTTTAGAAGATGTCAAAAAGTTCTTGCAG GGCTCCGTTGAGCACTGCACCATTGGCGTCCAAATTCTATCACAACTGGTGTGTGAGATGAACTCACTTGTCGAGATGGACGTGCAGGTGTCCTTCTCCAAAATGCGCAAAATAGCCACATCTTTTCGGGACCAGCAACTCTTAGAAACCTTTTTGCTATCCTGCTCTCTGCTGATCTCGGCCCGTGATAACAGCAAAAACATAAACTTCATGGACGAGTCGCAGCAAAC GTTAATATCACACGTCTTACGTCTAACGAAGAATTGTCTGAGCTTCGACTTTATTGGCAGTTCGACAGATGAATCTGCGGATGATATGAACAACGTTCAG ATACCCACAGCTTGGCGTCCTGCATTCTTAGATTCGAACACACTTAAACtcttttttgatttatatcaAATTTTGCCCAATGGTTTAGCTAGCTACTCCATATCCTGCCTGGTTCAAATTACATCTGTGCGTCGCTCTCTTTTTAATAATTCTGAGAGAACAAAGTTTCTAACGCACTTGGTCGAAGGAGTCAAAGATATTTTAACAACTCTGCAC GGCTTGAGTGACCCAGATAACTATCACGAGTTCTGCCGTTTGCTGGCTCGCCTTAAGTCTAATTATCAATTGGGTGAACTTATAGCGGTGCCATGTTATCCAGAAGCAATCCAACTGATAGCTAAGTTTACTGTCGAATCCCTGCAT CTATGGCTTTTTGCACCGAACAGTGTGCATTACTTACTCACCCTTTGGCAACGTATGGTTGCGTCTGTACCATATGTTAAGTCGCCGGATCCGCATTTGCTTGGTACTTACACCCCGGAGGTTATTAAGGCGTATATTGAATCGCGCCTGGATGCTGTTCCTGTAATTATCCGTGACAATTTAGATGATCCACTCGACGATTTTTGCATGGTGCAGCAACAGCTGGAACAATTGTCGGTAATCGAAAGGTGCGAGTACAACAAGACGTGTAATCTTCTTGTCCAGCATTTCGACCAGAAGGCCCGAGAGTATGAGAATCTGTTGCAGACGCCTAACGCCAATAGCATAGATATTACCATACACGAGCTACAACTAACGTGGTTGGTGTATATCATCGGGTCGGCCATAGTGGGTCGCCTCACCGTCGCGACCAGCGATGAGCATGACACAATGGACGCGGAGCTCGTGATAAGAGTCCTGCAACTGATGACCCTCACCGATGCTCGATTGCCCCAAGCTGGTTGCGAAAAGCTGGAGCTGGCGATACTGAGCTTTTTGGACCAGGTCCGAAAAATGCACAGCAGCGAGCAGGCTCAGAAAGCCAATTTAAACAAGAGACTTAGCGAAGTTTTTGGACTGACTGACGAGCAAATgcttttaagttttattaatCGCAAAAT cattacaaatttaaagttttgggGACGCTCTGAGTCGATTATCACCAAAACCCTAATGTTATTATCCGAACTCTCTGTGCATTTTAATTCTGTGCGCAAGCTGGCACGTCTAGAAGAAGTCCAGTTTATGCTCACACATCACACAAGCGAACATTTCCCATTCCTAGGAACTAATTCCTCTTTAAGCGAGATGAGATGTCGCACCATGTTCTACACTTCATTGGGCCGCTTGCTGATGTTCGATTTGGGCGAGGATGAAGAAAGATTCTACAATTTTTTGGAACCCTTAACGA ATCAATTCGAGTCCCTTGGCTCGGTGATGATGGACAATAACATATTTTCTAATGAAGAGGCTAAGAAGGTCATTATTGGCTTGGCTCGAGACCTCCGTGGATTGGCACTGCCGCTCAACGCCCGTATTCAATACACCATGCTTTTTGAATGGCTATATTATGCGGACTATTTGCCCATACTCTTGCGTGCGATGGACCTGTGGGCTCACGATCCTGCCGTTACGACACCAATTCTCAAATTGTTTGCCGAGCTGGTGCATTGCCGCACCCAAAGACTGGCAGGCAATGTATCCAGCCCAATGGGCATTCTCCTATTCCGCGAGGCCTCGAAACTTATTTGTATATACGGCAATCGCATTCTGCACCAGGAAGTTCCACGTGAACGGCTTTACCCGATGAGACTCAAGGGAATTGCCATCTGCTTCTTGATATTAAAGAACTCACTTGGCGGTAACTATGTCAATTGTGGAGTATTCAAATTATACGGAGATGATACATTGGACAGTGTACTCAATATTATCGCCAAGTTGATTCTCACCATAGAACAAAGAGATTTAATT GAATACCCCAAATTATCAACAGCATACTACAACTTACTAAACTGTCTATCGCAAGATCATGTTTCTTATTTGGCTGCCTTGGAGCCAGCCGCATTCGTTTACATTTTGAAAAGTCTTACCAAAGGACTGGCCGCATTAG ACTCCGCCACTTATATAAGTTGCTGCACAATTTTGGATAGTATTGTTTCGTACATCTTTAAACAGCTCCAGATGAAAG TTTCCACATTTCCAAACAAAAAGCTCCGTAGCTTAAATCAAGAAAATGTTCAATTCTTAAAA GTTGTTGAAATGAATTCGGAGTTACTGCAGAGTATGATGTCGTCATTACTTAACAACGTTTTGCAAGAGGATTGTCGGAATCAGTGGTCCATGTCACGTCCATTACTGGTTCTCATATTGCTCTATGAGGACTATTACCG ATCGTTGAAGGACAGAATTATCTGCGCTCAACCAATTGAAAAGCAACAGACAATGGCGCAATGGTTCGATGATCTGATGGTCGGAATTGAGCGGAATGTTtccagcaaaaacaaagaaaa ATTCACACAAAATATGTCAACATTTCGGCGCGATGTGGTCAACTTGCCAAAGTCCACAGCAG GCGGTGCTGATTACATCGCGACAAACCCAACTTCTTCAACAGAGGAGCAAAATGAGAATTCCGGGAACCATTATTCCATGGTTCGG CGTTTTCGTGTGATCGACCAATGTGCGACGGTGGATTCGAACCCAGTGAGCCTGAGTCCTCGCCACATTAGTGCTAACGGAGAGCTCGAGGAGCATTGGTGGTTATTCGATTGA